GGCAGGATACTCTCGTGTATCCGGTCGTATTCTTGTATCGACAGTATCTTGAACTGAAGATCAAAAATTTGATACGACAGGGTAGAGACCTGCTGGACATTCATGAGCCTTTTCCCAAGACTCACCGGATTGATGAGCTGTGGAAGGTTTGTAGCGACTTATTGCGTGAGATTTTTCCCGGGGATTCTGAGGAGGAGCAAGCTCAGATAGCCCGCCTAATCGAGGAGTTCTGTCAAGTCGACCCCACATCTACGGCATTTCGATATCCGGAAGACCTAGATGGGAACCCTTCACTTCCTCCGGTGGTTCGGCACATCAATCTCCGGAACGTAAAGGAAGTGATCGACAAGATCTCAGTGATTCTTGTTGGGGCAGATACCCTGATCGCCGAATACTTGTCAATCAAGGCAGACATGTACTCTGGGCTTTAGTGAGAGTCTCGTGATGCACTCTAACAAAGCGTTGCACATGGACCGCCTGAAACGCTGGGCGTTTCAGAGACCCTCCGCGCTTCACGTTCATGCGCGGCGGTTAGTTGCCGACTAAAAAAAGGAATGCCTTAATATGAAACCCTCCGACAGAATCCATCTCATTAAAGAAATATCCGCCTCCCTTGGAGAAGAGAGCTGGAAGCTCATTGATTTAACTCTAAAACAATTTAACTTGCCTTGGACCGATGAATGGAACGGAGATACCAAGGGCGATTATGTCATCGATATGATCAGCGACGCCAGCAATCAATCTTTAGTGAAATTAGCTAAACATCTAGGGGTTGTGACAGAACTTGAATCCTCTGAACTACCAACTTTTTGGTCACCCAATCATCTACGTATATTTCTCAGTGGTCTCGCTACTGAAAAAAAAGCCATCAAAGCTATAAAAACTGAATTGGGAGATTATGGGCTTGTATGTTTTCTCGCTCATGAGGATATTGAGCCAACAAGGGAATGGCAGACAGAAATTGAGACAGCCCTAACGACAATGGATGCTCTCGTAGCGTATTTAACTCCAGGTTTTAATGAAAGCGAATGGACAGATCAAGAAGTGGGTGTGGCTATCGGCCGCAAAGTTCCAATTGTT
This DNA window, taken from Nitrospinota bacterium, encodes the following:
- a CDS encoding toll/interleukin-1 receptor domain-containing protein, translating into MKPSDRIHLIKEISASLGEESWKLIDLTLKQFNLPWTDEWNGDTKGDYVIDMISDASNQSLVKLAKHLGVVTELESSELPTFWSPNHLRIFLSGLATEKKAIKAIKTELGDYGLVCFLAHEDIEPTREWQTEIETALTTMDALVAYLTPGFNESEWTDQEVGVAIGRKVPIVPLKAGIDPYGFIGKYQALQAKDRMPEEIAKEIVELLAAKPQIAAKISNALVERLEGSGSFSDSKLIMDLIERCRQFSEDTLERLKAAPKG